One Chryseobacterium tructae genomic window, AGTATGGGTAACATCATAAGTAAATCTATTATCCCCAAAAGCATTATAAAAATCTACATCCCAGTTAGCCACCTTGAATTTTAAACCATTATCGAAAGTAAAATCTGTGATGTTGGTATCTTCAATAGGATTAAATCCCATCGGATAGATCTCAGGAATATTACCATTGGCATTAGGAGTCCTAGTCCATGCATAAGCTTTGGTATTTCTGTGTGAAAAACCTTGACGGGAATAGAATGTGAGTCCATCAGATAGAGGGAGTTCAATATTACCGAAAAAATAAATATTTTGAGCTTTCGCATCTCCGAAGCGTTGTCTGGGAGCAGGATCAGGATTGTTGTAAATATCCGGATTAGCATTTCTGATGGCATAATCCTTATTGATGAATTCTACGGTGAAATTTCCAAAACCCCCTTTGTTCCCGATTTTTGTTCCCAAATTTCCACTAAAGTCAAAGGTCATTCCATCTACTTTATGATCAGAAACGATATCATTATTTCCCGGACTTTTAAAAAGATTCATCCCATAAAAAGCATTTCCTTCGAAACCTTTATCCCGATCATTAAGAATAACATTGATTACACCGGCAATGGCATCCGAACCATATTGAGCTGAAGCTCCGTCACGCAGAACTTCAACCCGTTTTATCGCACCAATAGGAATGGTATTCATATCATAACCCGTATTCCCTCTTCCTTTGGTTCCGAAAAGATTAATTAATGATGACTGGTGGTATCTTTTTCCATTAAGAAGGAGGAGAGTTTGATCCGGGCCAAGTCCTCTTAACGTTGCCGGATCTACCGCATCAGCACCATCTGATCCGGATTGTTTATTAGAATTGAAAGATGGAGCCGAGAATTGTAAAAGTTGGTTAACTTCTACCTGCCCTGTAGCCTGGCTTACCTGTTTGATATCGATAATATCAATAGGAACGGGAGTGTTGATAACTGTTCTTTTCTTGTTTCGGCTTCCGGTAATCGCTACTTCGTCTATTTTAGATTCCTTTGTCAGCGTATCTTTTACCTGTTGAGCATAAGATAGAGAAGAAACTGTAAGAAAAACAATGCTTATGTATTTTATCTTCATATTGATAATTTTGGGTGATGGTTAACTCAAAATTATCAATATTTATTTTTAAATCAATATTAAAATTAATTATTTGTTATGAATGTCTTAATTTAATATTGTTTATAATGGATTAAAGTAAAATAATAGTTAAAATCATTAGTTTAATGAAGATTTTTAATATTAAAAGCTGGTAATGATTCTGTTAAGACCTTCTTCTAGAATTTCCTGCGAAGTTGAAAAACAAATTCTTATATGTCCTTCTGCTCCTTTTCCGAACCATCTTTCTGAGCCTGGAACAATGGCTACTTTTCCATGTTGTAGAACATGTTGGGCAAACTGTTCGCTGGACATTCCGTTCTCAATCTTTGGAAATAATACAAAAGTAGCTTCGGGAAGATTAGGGGTAACAAGGCCCGATCCATTCAAAAGCTGAAAAGCCAGATCTCTATTGTGTTGTAAGTGATTTAGAAACTCTTTATACCAAGGCTTGGCTTTTTCCAAAGCTACACTTCCCGCAATCTGTGATAATGTGGAAACCCCTTCTATGGTAGAGTTGAAGCTGGATTTTTCTGTGAAGTCTTCAAGAATTTCCTGATCATTACACAATACCGCTCCAATTCTCAATCCAGCAATTCCAAAAGACTTTGAAAAACCATAAACCGTAAAACTTTTTCTTTTGGCCTCTTCAGATACAGATGAATACGTGTGAAAATCTCTGTTATCATAAATAATATCACTCCAGATTTCATCACTCATTACCCATAAGTCATGAGCAGAAGCAATCTCCGAAACCTTTTTCAATGTTTCCTTAGAATAAACTTTTCCCAGTGGGTTATGTGGATTGCAGATACTGATCAGTTTAGTATTGGGACTGATTAAAGAAATCATTTTTTCGAAATCAATAGCTCCCGTTTGAGTATCTACAGGACATAGCTTTACAGTTCCCCCAGCAGTTTCTACAGACTTTTTAAACAAAAAATCTACAGGATCCAGAATGATGGCTTCATCACCCGGTTTTAAAACATATTTAGCAATAAGAAACATTCCCTGTGCAGCACTGTTAACAGCCAATACATTTTCAGGAGAGAAACTCCCATGCTTTTCCTGATTAAAATGATCAGCAACGCTTTTTTTAAACTCCGGAAGTCCGGAAAATGGGCCGTAGCTCAGATATCCGTCCTTTATATATTCAATGATTCCCTGTTCTATTTCCGGTGCAGTCCTGAAATCCGGATCTGCAGCTGTTAAAGGGATGATTCCGTCTTCAAGAGTTGCCCATCTGCCATTATATGCTTTTCTCTTTAAAGCTTCAAAGTTGATATCGTTATTTGTGAACATATTCTTATTTGTATGATATAGGTAAAATATTATCTGTTTGTTGATCTGTCGGAAGAAGGAACTGATTCAATAGTATCCTGCCATTATTGATATGAGTTTCTATTTCAGGTTTTCTTTCAGTTTCATATTTTCGGAAAGCTTCATTGGTATTATTTTCTTCAACTAAATATTTCGTCAGTGTAAAAGAATCTTTCAGTGCTGAGGTAACTCCCTGGCTTGTAAAAGGAATGAGTGGATGAGCTGCATCACCAATGAATACAATATTGTCTTTATAAAAAGGGTTGAGGTTTTCCAGTTCATACACACACCATAAATGTACGTTTTCATAGCTCGATTTTTTGATAATTGAGGTTACCAAAGGATGCCAGTCTGCAAAAACTTCCAGCATATATTTCTTTAGATGATCAGTATTGAATTTGTTGATCTGGTATTTTTCATTGTCGAATTGAGAATACCAAAGAATAGTATCTGGAGACAATTTTAGAATTCCAAAAGTAAGTCCACCCTGATCATGATGGAATTTTATGAAGTCGTTCTCAATAGAAGCAGCAATTTCTTCATCTTTAATAATGTTAACCACTTCATTTTCTCTGACTTGTCGCATTTTTTCATCTTTAAAAAGCGTTCTTCTGATACGGCTTTTAGAACCATCAGAAACAATGGCTACGTCTGCATCAATATCAGTTCCGTCAGAATGTATCAGCTTTCCTTTTTCAATATCAGAAGGAATTACAGTTGCATTGTACGTTATTTTCTCAGGAGAGATTTTTCTGGACAAAAGATCAATCAAGGCGTGTCTTGAAATGGCAAATACATTGTTGAGGTCTTTTTCTGCAAGTTTTATTCCTGTATGAGAATATTGTATGTATTTTTTCAGAAAGCTTCCATGTGCAAAAAGAAGAGCGGGATCAATGATCTGGGTAAGATATTCTATGCCTTCTTGTGGAATAAGAAAGCCATGGCCGGCTAAATCTTCTTTGTTTCTTCTTTCGTAAATGTGGTAATTGATTTGTGCTTTTCGAGATAATTAGCCATGCTTAAGCCGGAAATGCCGGCACCCACGACAGCAATTTTGTTCATGTTCGGAATAATGGATTTTTTCAGGTTGGTGTTTAAATTATTTTCGGTCGATTTTTATGGGTACAAAAGTAAATTAAAAACATTCATTATTTTGAAAAAATAAATTAATTTGATTCTGAAATTTTGAAAGATAAGATGAAAAGCATAAGAAATAGAAGAATCTATATGTAAGATTTTAGAAAAATATTTGTGAAATAATTGGGTGCATAAAAAAACCGGAAATAAATTCCGGTTCTGTTTGTATTGTTATGCCTTTTCAAGCTGTACGGTAAAGTGTCTTAAAATTTCTGGTTCCCAAGTGATTTTATACCCTTTCGCAATTTCTTCACGTCTTTCATATACATTCTTTATTGCAGCAGCAATATAGTCCATATGATTGTTGGTATAAGTTCTTCTCGGGATTGCAAGGCGTACCAGCTCCAGTTTAGGATAACGGTTTTGTCTTGTTTCAGGATCTCTGTCTGCCAATAGGGTTCCAATTTCTACGGTTCTGATTCCTGCTTCCTTATAGATTTCAAGGCCTAGTGTTTGCGCCGGATATTCCTCACGGGAAACATTGGGGAGAAAGTTTAAAGAATCGATGAAAACAGCGTGCCCTCCAATAGGTTTCTGCACAGGAATTCCATATTCGATCAGTTTGTTTCCCAAATATTCTACCTGAGAAATTCTGCTTTCCAGATAAGCAAATTCGGTAGCTTCATCAAGGCCTACCGCTAATGCAGCCATATCTCTTCCAGCCATTCCTCCATAGGTAATAAATCCTTCGTAGATAATGGTGAAATTGGATGCTTTTCTGAAAATTTCTTCACTGTTCAGAGCAATAAATCCTCCAATGTTCACCAGACCGTCTTTTTTAGAACTCATCGTCATTCCGTCGCCATAAGAGAAAATTTCTTTACAGATCTCTTTAATGCTTCTGTTTTCTTGCCCCTGCTCTCTTTTCTTAATGAAGTAAGCGTTTTCTGCAAATCTTGCTGAATCAAAAAATACAGGAATACCATATTGGTCAGAAAGAGCTTTTACGGCCTTCATGTTCTCTAAAGATACAGGTTGCCCTCCGGAAGAATTACAAGTAATAGTAACTAGGCAGAAAGGAATATTTTCCTTAGGATGGCTTTTATAAACTTCTTCTAGTTTTTCAAGATTGATATTTCCTTTGAAAGGGTGAGGGTCATTGATGTCAAAAGCCTCGTCAATAGTGCAATCTATGGCATGTGCCTTTCTAAATTCAATATGTCCTTTTGTAGTATCAAAATGAGAGTTTCCCGGAACTACATTTCCCTCTTTTACCAAAACGGAGAAAAGAACATTTTCAGCAGCTCTTCCCTGGTGAGTAGGCAATAAATATTTGAAGCCGGTGATTCTTTCAACAGTATTTTGGAGTTGTTCAAAAGAACGGGATCCCGCGTAACTTTCATCCCCGGTCATTAATGCAGCCCATTGTCTGTCAGACATCGCTCCGGTTCCGGAATCTGTTAAAAGATCGATAAAAACTTGTGAAGATTTTAAATTGAAGAGGTTATAATTAGCTTCTTTAAGCCATTGTTCTCTTTCAGCTCTGGTAGATTGGCGGATTTCTTCCACCATTTTAATGCGGAAAGGTTCCGCGTAAGGTAAATTCATGGGTTGGTATGTTTTTTAATTGTGTGTAAAGAAAATTGGTTTGAAAATAATTTTCAAATTCATCAATGTACATGTAAAGAGAAAAGGAGATTATTCCGGCGCTTTAAATATATTTTCATCAGAATGAAATCCGGCAACGCCGCCACTTACTGCAAACTTCATGGCAGAAGCTGCAGTCATTCCCACTACAGGTTTGATGTTTTTTTCTTCAGTAACAATTACCCAGCCCGAGATGGCATAAGAATGGGGCAAATATACCGCAACGTAATTATGCTTGTCAACGTCCGACATTTCTTTTTGAGTTAAAAAGCCAATTCTCCAAATCTCCGGATTTTCATTGGTTTTAACCCATACAGGATCGTTGAATTTTTTCTTGTCACCCACAAAAGAAGACATAACATCCTTTGTTGGAGTATAAATATGCTTTACTCCAGGTGTTTTTTCCAGTAAACTATCCATGGTATCGAAAAAGAATCTTCCGACCACAAATTTATTTCCAAGATAGCCTAAAATAGCAGTCAGTAATATGATTGATACGAAAACAAGCCCTGGGATTTGCTTGGCAAGAGACGGGATAAGATTGTCAATGGCGCTTACAATATACCAGATTACAAAAATTGTCAGTCCAATTGGGCCAATAATAACCAGCCCCTGAAAGAAGTTTTTCAGGAATAGATTGGCAATACTTTCAAAGCTTGGTTTCTTCAATGTTTATTCTTTACTATTTATTTTTAACCATGAATGGTTTCTTTATTTCCGTAGGATTTAATGATATTAGCTTCATATTCTAACCACGCTTCCCATCTTTCATTTACTTTTTCAGGATCACCAAGCTGTCTTGCAAATCCAATGAAAGTTGTATAATGGTTCGCTTCAGAAATCATAAGCTCTTTGTAGAAAGTTTTAAGTTCTTCATCCTTAATGTTTTCAGTAAGAACCTTGAATCTCTCACAGCTTCTGGCTTCAATCATCGCAGCAAAAAGCATTTTGTCTACAATAAGATCCTCTCTGCTTCCTTGAATAATAAATTTCGCCAACTCATTTACATAATCATCCTTTCTGGCTCTTCCAAATGTGTACCCTCGTTTTTTGATGATCTCATGAACCTGATTAAAATGATCCAGTTCTTCCTGGGCAATAGCAAGAAGTTCTGTAACAATCTCTGGATATTCTGGAAGCATAGTGATCAGGCCAATCGCATTGGTGGCCGCTTTTTGCTCACACCAGGCATGATCTGTTAAAATTTCTTCGATGTTTCCTTCCGCAATGTTTGCCCACCTTGGATCGGTTGGGAGTTTCAACTTAAACATGTTTTAAAATTTTTGTAAATTTAATACAAATTAGACATATTCAATGCTTCTGGATAGATAGAATTTATTTTCTATTGAGTTTTATGTAATGAAGATGTCATTTAATCTAGTATTTATAAATGGTTGGCTTCTTTGGTTACAATATTTTTTCTTACATTTCTACGAAGCAACCCAACTAATAATCAGATAATCATTCAGATGAACATAAATAGAAAATTCTGTTTCTCAATAGGATATTTATTACTTTTTATAGGTGCAGGAAAGATGCAGGCGCAAGAGACAAAAGATTCCCTTGAAGTCTTAGTAAAACCTTACGCGAGTCTTCGTGGGCATCTGGCTGTGTACGATCAGAAGATGGAGATGCAGGAAAATGCTTCCCGAATTGGAATGGAGCTTACTATAAAAAAAGGAAATCTGGGATTCATTGCAGGTGGTGAGATTCAGTTGAATATGTTTAAAGGAGGAACCTCCTTTAATGTAGACGGGAATTTATCAGGAGGCTTTCTTACTGTAGAATCTGCTCAGAAACAACAGGTTTTTGGAAACCGATTGGGATATCTGGGACTGGATTTTGGTAAATTTGGAACGCTTACTATTGGAAAGCAGTGGAGTGTTTACCGTGATGTTACTGCGTATACTGATCGATTTAATGTTTTTGGATCAAGGGCATCTGCTACATTTATCGGGGGGACAGATGGTGGCGAAACCGGAACCGGCCGTGCAGATCAATCGGTTATTTACAGGAATCATTTCGGATCATGGTATGTGGGCGGACAAATTCTTGCGAGAGGAGGTAATAACGGCAAATTTATAGATGGATTCGGAGCTTCGCTTCAATACGAAATTATAGAGAATTTCTTTGCTGGAGCAGCTTTTAACAGGGCATTACTTAGTGATAATCTCGTCAATAATGGAAAGATCATTGGTCTTGAAGGACAACCCACTTATTTTTCTTTGGGAACTAAGTATATTGGAAAGACAATCGATTTTAGTATTGTAGGGATACTGCAGAAAAATGGCGACTTTTCTCATGGTTCTTATAGGGATCCTGATATGGGAACATTGCCATTTACTACCGTTTTCAATGCTAAAGGATTAGAAATATTCGGAAAATATAAATTTCAAAAATTTTCTGTCTTAACGGGGTATAATTTGTATGTTCCCGATCTAAAATCTATGAATGAAACTTTTAATCAATATAGCCTTGATCCTGGATTTAAAAAGAATGATATCATTATCGGACTTTCTTATTCTCCTTTTAAATTTGCTCAAATTTACAGTGAACAGAGATTCTCTATGGGGAAAACATCAACAGGAGAAAGAGAGAAAAGTGTTTTCACTTTAGGTCTTAGACTTGATCTTTCAGGAAGCTTTAATAAGAAATTTAGTCTTTAATGGCTGTTTTTTTTCTTAAAAACTCGAGAATACTCCAACCCAATGCATCTATTTTTTTTAATCCTGAAGAAATAATGAATGCTAAAATGATATTAATGACATAAATAACGATCATTAAGATCCACCAAGGCATATTTTCTTTCAACGGAACTACCAAAAAATAAACTAAAGAGGAGCTTATTCCCTGAGCGAAATAGAAGAAAATGGCATTTTTACCAATGTATGTGATAAGATTTTCCTTGGTAACCTTTAATCTGTTGTAAAGAACAAACAAAGTAACCAGTGAGAATTGTGCCCAGATGATATAAGGGATTTGCGGCGGAAACTTATTTTTATTGATTTTATAGAAAATTTCATTTCCATAATACCAGAACATCCATATTAAAGCTGTAGCTACAAGTGTATATAGTACCGGAATGAATTTAGTTGGGATTTTTTTTCCACGCATTCTGTTTCCAATTAAGAAAACTGCCATATAGAAAGCAACGTAACCAACCTGGCCTGTTGGATAGTATTCCGGAAAAATATTAAATAATAACGTTAGGCCAATGCAAAGTCCAATAAACCAGTTGATGTGTCTTGGGAAAAATCTTAAGATTAATACGCCAAGAACAGTAAGGATATAATAGACCTTCAGATACCAGAAGCTTCCCATAACTACAGGAAATGTATCCGCATTGGTATATTGATGAAGGTACCAGTTTCCGAGATTCTGCCATTGAGGTATCGTTGAAACACTGGTGGTGGAGTACTTTGACCCAAAGGTGGAATAAAAATTCTGTAGCCACTCCATAGAAAAGAAAGTGAGACCAAATACTTTAAAAAAGTAATCTAAAAAGAATAGAAAAGTCACAAAGATCATATAAGTGATCTGTAATTTTAATAATCTATAGAGTGTTTTCTCAATATTGGCTCCTGAAGTAATTCCGCTCAAAGCATAAAATAGAGCCACATCAAAAACAAGAGAAAAGACTCTTACTTCTGCAGGAATATAAAACTGTCCAGACCAGAAAGCTGTATGGATAAAGATAATAGATAGGGTAGCCAGTCCTTTGGCAAAGTCAATATAGAGATCTCTGTTCATTATTATTGGATGTGGGGTCAAAAGTAAATAAACTTCTGTTATTTTTCAAGTCAAATAAAAAGAGGCAGAACCTAAATGGTCTGCCTCCTTTCTTAAATATGCTAAAAATGAATGTTTCTTTATTGAAGATGTTTAAATTCTTCTGCTGAAATTTCTCCAGATTGAATTTTTCTCAATTCATCTATATATTGACTCATATAAGCATCAATTTCTGGGTTAGCAGTGTTTTTAGCCATCTTATAAGTTCCGTTCAAAACTCCCTGATAGTAATAGAAGAAATTGTAATCAAAGTTTTGAGCGTTAAGGTCATACTGTCCTAATAGGAAGCCTAAACGAACAGCAGATCTTCTCTGTGCAGGAGTACCGTGGTGGTTTGGACTTGAAGTTTGATTATCTCCGATGCTCTGTGCAAACTCATAAGCTGCTGCAATTTCCGGAAAACTAGTCTTGTTGTAACCGTTTGGTCTTCTTAAGTAATATCCTGCGAAACCGTCTGCTTCAAGCTCGTTGGGTCTTGCCGTGTTTTCATTTACCGAAGGAAGTCCAAAGATATACTGTAGCTGATGTCCATACTCGTGAGCAAGAATCATCGCATTTACAATATCTCCTCCTTTTGATTTTGCATCATAATAAATAGCATAACCATAGTAGATTCTTCCATTACCATAAGAAATGGCGTTGTACGTAGAATTGAAGTTGGATGGATCATTTA contains:
- a CDS encoding DUF502 domain-containing protein, whose translation is MKKPSFESIANLFLKNFFQGLVIIGPIGLTIFVIWYIVSAIDNLIPSLAKQIPGLVFVSIILLTAILGYLGNKFVVGRFFFDTMDSLLEKTPGVKHIYTPTKDVMSSFVGDKKKFNDPVWVKTNENPEIWRIGFLTQKEMSDVDKHNYVAVYLPHSYAISGWVIVTEEKNIKPVVGMTAASAMKFAVSGGVAGFHSDENIFKAPE
- a CDS encoding tRNA-(ms[2]io[6]A)-hydroxylase, whose translation is MFKLKLPTDPRWANIAEGNIEEILTDHAWCEQKAATNAIGLITMLPEYPEIVTELLAIAQEELDHFNQVHEIIKKRGYTFGRARKDDYVNELAKFIIQGSREDLIVDKMLFAAMIEARSCERFKVLTENIKDEELKTFYKELMISEANHYTTFIGFARQLGDPEKVNERWEAWLEYEANIIKSYGNKETIHG
- a CDS encoding tryptophanase encodes the protein MNLPYAEPFRIKMVEEIRQSTRAEREQWLKEANYNLFNLKSSQVFIDLLTDSGTGAMSDRQWAALMTGDESYAGSRSFEQLQNTVERITGFKYLLPTHQGRAAENVLFSVLVKEGNVVPGNSHFDTTKGHIEFRKAHAIDCTIDEAFDINDPHPFKGNINLEKLEEVYKSHPKENIPFCLVTITCNSSGGQPVSLENMKAVKALSDQYGIPVFFDSARFAENAYFIKKREQGQENRSIKEICKEIFSYGDGMTMSSKKDGLVNIGGFIALNSEEIFRKASNFTIIYEGFITYGGMAGRDMAALAVGLDEATEFAYLESRISQVEYLGNKLIEYGIPVQKPIGGHAVFIDSLNFLPNVSREEYPAQTLGLEIYKEAGIRTVEIGTLLADRDPETRQNRYPKLELVRLAIPRRTYTNNHMDYIAAAIKNVYERREEIAKGYKITWEPEILRHFTVQLEKA
- a CDS encoding acyltransferase family protein; the encoded protein is MNRDLYIDFAKGLATLSIIFIHTAFWSGQFYIPAEVRVFSLVFDVALFYALSGITSGANIEKTLYRLLKLQITYMIFVTFLFFLDYFFKVFGLTFFSMEWLQNFYSTFGSKYSTTSVSTIPQWQNLGNWYLHQYTNADTFPVVMGSFWYLKVYYILTVLGVLILRFFPRHINWFIGLCIGLTLLFNIFPEYYPTGQVGYVAFYMAVFLIGNRMRGKKIPTKFIPVLYTLVATALIWMFWYYGNEIFYKINKNKFPPQIPYIIWAQFSLVTLFVLYNRLKVTKENLITYIGKNAIFFYFAQGISSSLVYFLVVPLKENMPWWILMIVIYVINIILAFIISSGLKKIDALGWSILEFLRKKTAIKD
- a CDS encoding porin translates to MNINRKFCFSIGYLLLFIGAGKMQAQETKDSLEVLVKPYASLRGHLAVYDQKMEMQENASRIGMELTIKKGNLGFIAGGEIQLNMFKGGTSFNVDGNLSGGFLTVESAQKQQVFGNRLGYLGLDFGKFGTLTIGKQWSVYRDVTAYTDRFNVFGSRASATFIGGTDGGETGTGRADQSVIYRNHFGSWYVGGQILARGGNNGKFIDGFGASLQYEIIENFFAGAAFNRALLSDNLVNNGKIIGLEGQPTYFSLGTKYIGKTIDFSIVGILQKNGDFSHGSYRDPDMGTLPFTTVFNAKGLEIFGKYKFQKFSVLTGYNLYVPDLKSMNETFNQYSLDPGFKKNDIIIGLSYSPFKFAQIYSEQRFSMGKTSTGEREKSVFTLGLRLDLSGSFNKKFSL
- a CDS encoding metalloprotease codes for the protein MKRNFNLCLIAGAIAATFLSACSDEKMDDQVLPQQETLNATIEQPTALEKACNYVDNNWSPNSVLVTGLQNSTDTNFMNAQMTKIASLWGRSNPTLRFVNDPSNFNSTYNAISYGNGRIYYGYAIYYDAKSKGGDIVNAMILAHEYGHQLQYIFGLPSVNENTARPNELEADGFAGYYLRRPNGYNKTSFPEIAAAYEFAQSIGDNQTSSPNHHGTPAQRRSAVRLGFLLGQYDLNAQNFDYNFFYYYQGVLNGTYKMAKNTANPEIDAYMSQYIDELRKIQSGEISAEEFKHLQ
- a CDS encoding pyridoxal phosphate-dependent aminotransferase, giving the protein MFTNNDINFEALKRKAYNGRWATLEDGIIPLTAADPDFRTAPEIEQGIIEYIKDGYLSYGPFSGLPEFKKSVADHFNQEKHGSFSPENVLAVNSAAQGMFLIAKYVLKPGDEAIILDPVDFLFKKSVETAGGTVKLCPVDTQTGAIDFEKMISLISPNTKLISICNPHNPLGKVYSKETLKKVSEIASAHDLWVMSDEIWSDIIYDNRDFHTYSSVSEEAKRKSFTVYGFSKSFGIAGLRIGAVLCNDQEILEDFTEKSSFNSTIEGVSTLSQIAGSVALEKAKPWYKEFLNHLQHNRDLAFQLLNGSGLVTPNLPEATFVLFPKIENGMSSEQFAQHVLQHGKVAIVPGSERWFGKGAEGHIRICFSTSQEILEEGLNRIITSF
- a CDS encoding FAD-dependent monooxygenase yields the protein MSRKISPEKITYNATVIPSDIEKGKLIHSDGTDIDADVAIVSDGSKSRIRRTLFKDEKMRQVRENEVVNIIKDEEIAASIENDFIKFHHDQGGLTFGILKLSPDTILWYSQFDNEKYQINKFNTDHLKKYMLEVFADWHPLVTSIIKKSSYENVHLWCVYELENLNPFYKDNIVFIGDAAHPLIPFTSQGVTSALKDSFTLTKYLVEENNTNEAFRKYETERKPEIETHINNGRILLNQFLLPTDQQTDNILPISYK